In the genome of Anaerolineae bacterium, the window CTCTGGGTCAACCACAGGCGCTGGGTGACGCTCATGTGCACGCCGGCCGCCCAGAGGCAGTTGGCTCTGGGCTTCGCCTACTTCGCCGGGCTGTTCCAGGACTTGGGCCAGGTCCTCCTGCTGCATGACTGCCCAGACGACCCCAACCGCATGGAGATGGTCCTGGCTCACGAGGTGCCCGACCTCCCGGCCGGCAGCCTGATCACCTCGGGCTGCGGCCAGGGAGTCTCGCCTGAGCAGGTATGGCCAGACTACCGGGTCCCGAAGGTCAGCCCGTGGTCGCCCTCACAGGTCCGAGATGCAATGAGGCAGCTACAGGAGGGGTCGGTCATCCATCGGAGCGTTGGAGGCACCCATGCATCGGGCTTGAGCGATGGTCACTCCATGCTGGCGCTCTACGAGGACATCGGCCGGCACAACACGGTGGACAAACTGATGGGTCATGCGCTGCTAGTCGGGCAGGATACGGCCGGGCTGGCTCTGGTCACCAGTGGGCGCATCTCCTCCGAGATGCTGTACAAGGCAATACGTATGCGGGCGTCCATCGTGGTTTCGCGCACCGCGCCCACAGACGTGGCCATCGAGATGGCCATCCGCTATGGGCTGACCCTCATCGGCTACGCACGGGGGAACCGGTACACGGTGTTCGCCGGGCCCAATGGCTCCGCCTGACCGCCCGGAGGTTGGAGCTCGCCTTCGGGGGTCATCAGGTCGGCGCCGGACGCACAGCCTTGGGCCGATCGGCCTCTCGCCGCTGCCCTCGCTGGCCCGGACCTAACAGATGCGGGGCAGCAGCTCTCCGGCGGGCAGGTGCACGATCCTGGAGGTGCCGTACGGAGTGAGGGAGACCACCCGCCCTGGGTGCTTTTCCGTAACACGCCCGACCACTGCGGCGTCTCGGCCCAGAGGATGGCTGTTCCAGGCTCCCAGAGCCGCGGCTGCGTCCTCCGGTGGCACCACCACCACCATCTTCCCCTCGTTAGCAATGAAGAGAGGGTCCAGCCCCAGTAGTTCGGCGGCGCCACTAACCTCGGCACGTACGGGCAGCGATTGCTCCTCCACCTCTATCCCGTAGTTTGCCCCCTGGGCCAGTTCACAGAGCACGCTCCCCAGGCCACCCCGAGTGGCGTCGCGCAGCCACCGCACGTCCACTTCGGCATCGAACAGCGACTGGACCAGCCCGTGCAGGGGAGCCACATCGCTCACCAGGTGCGCCGACATACTGATCCCCTGCCGCGCCAGCATGACCGCCACACCGTGGTCGCCCAGACAGCCACTCACCAGCACCCGATCCCCCGAACGCACCCGCTGCCGCCCCAGGCACCTGCCCTGCGGCACCCATCCCACGCCGGAAGTGTTCACGTAGGCGCCGTCGGCTAGCCCCTGCGGCACTACCTTGGTGTCTCCCGTCACCACTCGGATGCCTGCGGCAGCCGACCACTCCGCCATGGAGCGCACTAGCCGCTCCAGCGTGTCCAGCGGGAGCCCCTCCTCCAGAATCCAACCGGCGGCCATCCACAGGGGCCGAGCGCCTGCCGCTGCCAGGTCGTTGACAGTGCCGCACACCGCCAGTTTGCCTATGTCACCGCCGGGGAACTCGAGCGGAGACACCACGTACGAGTCGGTGGTGAACGCCAGCGCCCCGCAGGCCCCGTCCAGGCCGTCCGCAGAAAGCACGGCCGAGTCTTCCAGGCGGGCCAGCTCAGGGTCCAGCAGGTAACGCAGAAAGACCTCGTGCACCAGCCGGCGGGAAAGCTCTCCTCCGCTTCCGTGGGCGAGGCGTATCCGCTCGCTCACCCCGCTTCCCTCAGCAGGTAGTGAGCGGAGCAGGCCCCTTCCGTGGACACCATACACGGGCCGACCGGGCTCTCCGGGGTGCACGCCGAGCCAAACAGCGGGCACTGGGAGGGCTCGAGGACGCCCCGCAGCACCTCTCCGCACCGGCAGCCCGCTGGCTCGCGGGACTCCAGCTTCGGAAGGGCGAGTCGCGCCCCGGCATCCAGGTCGGCCAGCTCCGGCCGGAAGTGCAGGCCACTCGCTGGCACCACACCTAGCCCCCGCCAGTCCGCGTCCACCACCTGGAAAGCCTGTTCCATCACCGCTAGAGCCCGACTGTTACCCCCATCCGACACCGAGCGTCGGTAGCAGTTGGCCACCTCCGGCCGCCCCTCCACCACCATCCGCACTAGCTCGGCCACGGCCAATAGCAGATCGGCGGGCTCGAAGCCCGCCACGGCACACCCGAGGCCGTGTTCCTCGGGAAGGAAGCGCCAGGCCCCCGCCCCGATGACGGTACTCACGTGCCCCGGCCCGATCACTCCGTCCAGTCGTACCTCCCCGGCGTCGAGCACCGCCCGCATGGCCGGCGGGGTCAGCTTGTGTAGGGACAGCACGCTGTAGTTGGTGATCCCCTGTCTCTGCGCCTGTAGCACCGTCGCCGCTACCGCGGGAGCGGTGGTCTCGAAGCCCACTCCCAGAAAGACCACCTGCCGTCCCGGGCAATCCACTGCCAGCCGGAGGGCATCGGCCGGGGAGTAGACCACACGCACGTCCGCCCCCAGAGCCCGCGCCTCCTGGAGGCTGCCCTCGCTGCCGGGCACCTGCATCATGTCGCCAAAGGTGACCACAGTCACCCCGTCCCTTCCCGCCAGCGCCACGGCTCGATCTACGTCCCCTTGCGAAGACACGCAGACGGGACAGCCGGGCCCGGACACCAGGCGGACGTTCTCCGGTAGCAGAGAACGCAGGCCGTGGCGAGCGATGGCGTGCGTGTGGCCGCCACAGAACTCCATAAACTGCATCTCGCCCGCGCCGTGAGCCAGGCGGCGGATACGCTCGGCGAGGGCCGCGCAGGCGGCAGCGTCGCGGAAATCGGAGAGGTAGCGCATCACTGGCCTTGTGAGTCGGCCAGCTCACGGAAGAGCGAAAGCGTAGCCTCGGCTTCCTCCCGATCCAGCACGCTGATGGCAAACCCGGCGTGGACTATGACGTAGTCGCCCTCTTGGGCCTCGGGGGTGAGCAGCAGGCTCACCTCCCGCTCCACTCCGCCCAGATCGATAGTCCCGGAATCATCACGCTTCTGCTTCAACAGCACCGGAACCGCCAGGCACATCACACACCATCCTCTGACCGCGATCTGACCACCCTTACTGTATCACGTCCGACCTCGTCGCGCAGGCCGCCGAACCCTCCCCAACCGAATCCAGGGTTGCACTCACTTGGCCTCTCGCCAGCCGAAGGCACATCTCCGCTGCCTCGGGCACCAGCGCAGCCAACTGCCGGCTGAGTCCAGCCCCGAAGTCGAAGTCGAGCCCAGCAACCGAAACTACGAACGCCTCCGGCGCGGCACCGTACAGCGCCCGGGCCAGGGCCACCAGTTCAGCCGGCCGCATGTCGTGAGTCAGCAGCCGCGAACCCGACGGCTCGCCGCCGACCCGCTCCACCCGGACCGCTTGCTCTCCCGATATTCGGGCGTCCACGATGATCACCCGGCGATATCGGGCCACCAGGTCGGCCAGGTCGGACGACAATTGAGGCAGGAAGATGGCATCCACCTCCTGCCCCAGGTCATCGGTCCCATCGTCGGTCAGGCCGAGAGGACTACGCTCCAGTCTTCGGCGCGCCTCGTTGACCACCGACCAACCGAAGCCGTCGTCCCGGCGGCTGGCGTTGCCCAGTCCTAGAATGAGGCTCCGTCCCTCAGCCACGCACTGCCCGATCGAGAATCCGCCCGTCCGCCGCCAAGAGCGTCACCTCCAACGGCATCTGCCCCAGCGCGTGCGTGGAGCACGAGAGGCATGGGTCGTGGGCGCGTATGGCCGCTTCCACTCGGTTTAGCATGCCTTCGCTGAGGTTCCTGCCGTCAACATAGGCGCGGGCCACCTCCTCCACCGAGCGGCTCATGGCCCAGTTGTTATGACCGGTGGCGATGATGAAGTTGACCGACGTGAGCCTGCCGTCCTCGTCGGTATGGTAGTCGTGGAACAGAGTACCTCTGGGTGCCTCCAGGCATCCCACCCCGTGCCCAGTGATGGCAGCTGACGGGGCATACAGGTCGTTGGACATGATGTCGGGGTCGTCTAGCAGCTGGCCGATCCGCTCTAGGGCGTACAAGGCCTCCACCAGCCGGGCGTAGTGGTAGTAGAGCGTGCCCTGAACCGGGCCGCCGCCATTGAGCGACTTCCACTCCTCCAGCTGCTCTTGCGCCTTCGGCGTCCCGATCCGCTCACACACGTTGAGGCGCGCTAGCGGACCCACCCGATAGGTGCCCTCAGGCCAGCCCAGCTTCAGGGAGTAGGGAAACTTCAGGTATGTCCAGTCCTCTACCCTCTCCCCGATATGGTCCAGGTAATCACGCGGATCGAACTGAACCACCTGCGCCCCTTGGCAGTCTATCAGGCGCACCTGCCCATGGTACAGCTCCAGTTCGCCGTTCTCTCCCACCAGTCCCATGTAGCCGCAGGGGAAGGAGGCGAAGCTCTCGGCGTAGTCCCGGTGCTCCTCCAACCATGCCTTGGCGATGCCGATACCGTCCAGCACATCGCTGATGCGTTCTTCCAGCTCGCCCAGCATAGCGTCGCGCGCCGCCGGAGTCAGTGCCGAATTCACCCCTCCGGCCACCGCGAACTCCGGGTGCACCCGCTTCCGGCCCAAGGCTGAGATCACGTTCTGGCCGTACTTGCGCAGCAGCACTCCCTTGAGAGCCACCTGCGGGTGATCCTCGATCAGCCCCACCACGTTGCGCCTGGCTGGCTCGGCGTCGAAGCCGAGGAGCAGATCCGGCCCTGCCAGCTCGAAGAAGTGCATGGAGTGCGATTGCACCACCTGCCCCATGTGCATCAGCTCCCGCAGCAGGGTGGCGGTGCGCGTGGGAACCACGCCGTTGATAGCATCGCCCGCCTTAGCCGCCGCCAAGTGGTGGCTTACGGGGCAGATGCCACAGATGCGAGGCGCAATCTGAGGCATCTCAAAGTACATCCGTCCCCGGCAGAAGCGCTCGAACCCACGGAACTCGTTGACGTGCAAGCGCGCCTGCCGCACCTTGCCCTCGTCATCCAGGGTTATTGACACCTTGGCGTGTCCCTCTATCCGGGTGACAGGCTCGATCATTATCCTCTGTACCATCAGGTCTCTCCCGGGCCGGCTCGATCGTCAGTCGTAGTTGAGCCTGGACTCATCGAGCGCAGGGATGCGCCCTTCGGCCAGCTCGTTCAGCACATAGAAGATCACCTCCGGGCTGGGCGGGCATCCGGGCACGTACACGTCCACCTTCACCACCTCGCCCACAGATCGGTCCGGCAATGGTCGCATGATCTCCGGTGCCCCTGGGATGAGACCCTCGACGGTGCTGGGGTTGTCTCGGTAAGCGGCCTCCAGCGCTTCCGACAGGGGCCAATGGTTGCGCATCCGGATGATGCCGCCAAACACGGCGCAGTCGCCGCACGCAACCAGAATGCGCGACCGCTGCCGCATGCGCCTGGCCACGTGAAGGTTGTCGTCGTTGTTGACGGCGCCCGTGAGCAGGCCGACGTCCACTCCGGACTCGGGCGGCACCTTGAGGTCGGTGAGCGGGCTGGAGGTCAACTCCACCTTCTGCAGCAGCTCGATCAGCTTCTCGTCAATATCCAGAAGCGACATGTGGCAGCCAGCGCATGCCGCCAGCCAATCCGTCGCGATCTTGGGCTTCATCAGCATCCCCTCCCTGCTAGGGGCGCACCATCAGTGGGCCGCCTCAGCCAGTCTCTCCAGAGCCAACAGAACCTCCCGGTCGTCCCGCGCCCACGGTGCCGCAGGCACCGCCTGGACCATCCGCCTCAGGCGACCGTCGGCCCCGGTGAGGTGACCCGCCTTCTCGCTCCAGTGCAACGCCGGCAGCACTAAGTCGGCCGCCTCTGTCAGGCTGGTGCGGTAGCAGGACTGAACCGCGGTGAAGGCCGCCCGACGAATCAGCAGGTCCGTGCTCAGGCTGTCAGCAGCGTACACGTAGAGAAGCTCGGCCTCGATCGCCCTCCCGTCCGGCTTCAGCCCCCGCGCCGCTGCGCCCATGGCGTTCACCCCAGCAGGAAGGCCCAGAAACGCTGCGCCCCGCCGCTCTGCCAGTGCCTCCAGCAAGTCGGGGCTCGCTTCCGGGCCGTAAAGAACTACCAGCGGGGCCAGCGTGCCCAGGCTCTCCTGCAACTCCTCCACCCCGGGCCCAGCCAGCCGCACCGCCGCTCCGCTCAGACGTGTGGCCCGACAATCGGCCAGTATCAGCCGAGCACCCCGGTCGCGGGCTCGCCTCATGAAGCAGGCCGCCACCTCGTGCTCATCGTCCAGGTCGGCCGCCAGCGCCAGGACGGCCGCCGCATCCTCGACAGCAGCCAGGTCGGCGACCTCACCCGGGGCAGCAGCCACCGGAGCACCGTCAAATAGAGCCAGCCTCGCAGCCCGAGGGCCGAAGGCGGCCACGAAAGCATCCAACTCCTCGTTGGTGGCGCGGGCGGACGCCACAGCCGCCACTGCTCCCTGTGGGGCTGCTGAGAGCCGCTCGCCCAGCAGGCCGAGTGCCTCCTCCCACGTGCACGGAACCAATCCTCCCCCGACGCGTCGCAATGGCGAGCGCACTCGCGGGGCCGTGACGTAGAGGGGCGCGAATCGGCCCTGCCGGCAGAGCAGCCCCCCGCTGGTCGCCCCCTCCCAATCGCTCTCGATACGTATCACCCTGCCCGACCGCGTCCTCACCACGATTTCGCAGCCCAGGCTGCACTGCGCGCATACGGTGCCGACCCGCTCCAGGTCGGCGTCGCCTCCCATGTAGGCACTGCGCCGGTCTACCAGGGCTCCGGTCGGGCACACGTCCAGGCAGCTGCCACAAGAAATGCACGAAGACTGGCCGAAGGGCACGTTGAGATCCGCTACCACTAGCGACTGCGCCCCGCGCTGGCCCATGTCGAGGGTGTGCACCCCGGCCACCTCACTACAGGCACGGATGCATCGCCGGCAGAGGATGCAGCGATTGTGGTCCATGACGAAGTATGGCCGGGACGCATCCACCGTGTAGTTCTTGTCCGGCCGGGGATACGTCCAGTGGTCCAGCCCGTGCTCATAGGCGAGCGTCTGCAGATCGCACTGACCGTCGGCGGCGCAGTACATGCAGTAGTGGCCCCGCTCGGAAAACAGGAGCTCCAGCACGAACCTCCGCGCCCGTACCACCTTCTCGGAGTGCGTGTGGACCCGCAGGCCGGGCGACACCGGGAAGGTGCAGGCAGGCTGAAGCTGGCCACGAGGTTCCACTTCGACGAGGCACATCCGGCACCCACCCGAGTTGCTGAGCGCGGGGTGATGGCACAAGGTGGGAATGGAGATCCCAGCCGCCCTCGCCGCCTCCAGGACGGTGCTCCCCGGCTGGGCCTCTATCTCTCGGCCATTGATGTACATGGTAAGGGCCGCCATCAGACCTCCTGATAACCTCTCGCCACCTCGGGCGCTCTCACAGCACCGGCTCCCGGCTGGACTCCTGGCGCCGCTTCTCCATCAGCGTCTGCCAGTCGAGATCACAGCGCAGGCACCGCCTGCACTCCTGTCGCGCCGTACTCTCGTCCCACACGTCCTCGACGCGAATGCCGCGCCCTCGAGGCCCAGGTGCCTCAGCGTAGGCAGGCTCGGCTCGCCTGGCATCCACGTACTCCTCAGGCCGCCAGGCAGCCTCAGGCACCACGTAGTCCATGGGGAATCGCACCCGTGTCGC includes:
- the fdhD gene encoding formate dehydrogenase accessory sulfurtransferase FdhD, encoding MQEVGRDLECRVVTQTELQGEPGSRVQQERWRVPVESPLTLWVNHRRWVTLMCTPAAQRQLALGFAYFAGLFQDLGQVLLLHDCPDDPNRMEMVLAHEVPDLPAGSLITSGCGQGVSPEQVWPDYRVPKVSPWSPSQVRDAMRQLQEGSVIHRSVGGTHASGLSDGHSMLALYEDIGRHNTVDKLMGHALLVGQDTAGLALVTSGRISSEMLYKAIRMRASIVVSRTAPTDVAIEMAIRYGLTLIGYARGNRYTVFAGPNGSA
- the hypE gene encoding hydrogenase expression/formation protein HypE, which produces MLRSLPAEGSGVSERIRLAHGSGGELSRRLVHEVFLRYLLDPELARLEDSAVLSADGLDGACGALAFTTDSYVVSPLEFPGGDIGKLAVCGTVNDLAAAGARPLWMAAGWILEEGLPLDTLERLVRSMAEWSAAAGIRVVTGDTKVVPQGLADGAYVNTSGVGWVPQGRCLGRQRVRSGDRVLVSGCLGDHGVAVMLARQGISMSAHLVSDVAPLHGLVQSLFDAEVDVRWLRDATRGGLGSVLCELAQGANYGIEVEEQSLPVRAEVSGAAELLGLDPLFIANEGKMVVVVPPEDAAAALGAWNSHPLGRDAAVVGRVTEKHPGRVVSLTPYGTSRIVHLPAGELLPRIC
- the hypD gene encoding hydrogenase formation protein HypD; this encodes MRYLSDFRDAAACAALAERIRRLAHGAGEMQFMEFCGGHTHAIARHGLRSLLPENVRLVSGPGCPVCVSSQGDVDRAVALAGRDGVTVVTFGDMMQVPGSEGSLQEARALGADVRVVYSPADALRLAVDCPGRQVVFLGVGFETTAPAVAATVLQAQRQGITNYSVLSLHKLTPPAMRAVLDAGEVRLDGVIGPGHVSTVIGAGAWRFLPEEHGLGCAVAGFEPADLLLAVAELVRMVVEGRPEVANCYRRSVSDGGNSRALAVMEQAFQVVDADWRGLGVVPASGLHFRPELADLDAGARLALPKLESREPAGCRCGEVLRGVLEPSQCPLFGSACTPESPVGPCMVSTEGACSAHYLLREAG
- a CDS encoding HypC/HybG/HupF family hydrogenase formation chaperone encodes the protein MCLAVPVLLKQKRDDSGTIDLGGVEREVSLLLTPEAQEGDYVIVHAGFAISVLDREEAEATLSLFRELADSQGQ
- a CDS encoding hydrogenase maturation protease, with the translated sequence MAEGRSLILGLGNASRRDDGFGWSVVNEARRRLERSPLGLTDDGTDDLGQEVDAIFLPQLSSDLADLVARYRRVIIVDARISGEQAVRVERVGGEPSGSRLLTHDMRPAELVALARALYGAAPEAFVVSVAGLDFDFGAGLSRQLAALVPEAAEMCLRLARGQVSATLDSVGEGSAACATRSDVIQ
- a CDS encoding Ni/Fe hydrogenase subunit alpha, producing the protein MVQRIMIEPVTRIEGHAKVSITLDDEGKVRQARLHVNEFRGFERFCRGRMYFEMPQIAPRICGICPVSHHLAAAKAGDAINGVVPTRTATLLRELMHMGQVVQSHSMHFFELAGPDLLLGFDAEPARRNVVGLIEDHPQVALKGVLLRKYGQNVISALGRKRVHPEFAVAGGVNSALTPAARDAMLGELEERISDVLDGIGIAKAWLEEHRDYAESFASFPCGYMGLVGENGELELYHGQVRLIDCQGAQVVQFDPRDYLDHIGERVEDWTYLKFPYSLKLGWPEGTYRVGPLARLNVCERIGTPKAQEQLEEWKSLNGGGPVQGTLYYHYARLVEALYALERIGQLLDDPDIMSNDLYAPSAAITGHGVGCLEAPRGTLFHDYHTDEDGRLTSVNFIIATGHNNWAMSRSVEEVARAYVDGRNLSEGMLNRVEAAIRAHDPCLSCSTHALGQMPLEVTLLAADGRILDRAVRG
- a CDS encoding NADP oxidoreductase, encoding MMKPKIATDWLAACAGCHMSLLDIDEKLIELLQKVELTSSPLTDLKVPPESGVDVGLLTGAVNNDDNLHVARRMRQRSRILVACGDCAVFGGIIRMRNHWPLSEALEAAYRDNPSTVEGLIPGAPEIMRPLPDRSVGEVVKVDVYVPGCPPSPEVIFYVLNELAEGRIPALDESRLNYD
- a CDS encoding molybdopterin-dependent oxidoreductase — translated: MAALTMYINGREIEAQPGSTVLEAARAAGISIPTLCHHPALSNSGGCRMCLVEVEPRGQLQPACTFPVSPGLRVHTHSEKVVRARRFVLELLFSERGHYCMYCAADGQCDLQTLAYEHGLDHWTYPRPDKNYTVDASRPYFVMDHNRCILCRRCIRACSEVAGVHTLDMGQRGAQSLVVADLNVPFGQSSCISCGSCLDVCPTGALVDRRSAYMGGDADLERVGTVCAQCSLGCEIVVRTRSGRVIRIESDWEGATSGGLLCRQGRFAPLYVTAPRVRSPLRRVGGGLVPCTWEEALGLLGERLSAAPQGAVAAVASARATNEELDAFVAAFGPRAARLALFDGAPVAAAPGEVADLAAVEDAAAVLALAADLDDEHEVAACFMRRARDRGARLILADCRATRLSGAAVRLAGPGVEELQESLGTLAPLVVLYGPEASPDLLEALAERRGAAFLGLPAGVNAMGAAARGLKPDGRAIEAELLYVYAADSLSTDLLIRRAAFTAVQSCYRTSLTEAADLVLPALHWSEKAGHLTGADGRLRRMVQAVPAAPWARDDREVLLALERLAEAAH